A genomic stretch from Falco naumanni isolate bFalNau1 chromosome 6, bFalNau1.pat, whole genome shotgun sequence includes:
- the TP53I3 gene encoding quinone oxidoreductase PIG3 isoform X3 — MLAAYFDCPGGPENLYVKQVMKPHPGEGEVLVKVSASALNRADLLQRRGTYPPPKGASDILGLEAAGSVAGLGPGCKGRWKVGDAVMALLSGGGQAEYVTVPEGYLMPIPNDMSFIQAAAIPEAWLTAFQLLHFVGKVQKDERVLIHAGASGVGMAAIQLVRLAKAIPIVTAGTQEKLKATAKAGAAAGFNYKNEDFSEKVLAFTQGSGVDIILDCVGGSYWEKNLNCLSTDGRWIIYGLLSGGEVHGDLLARLLSKRASIHTSLLRSRDKEYKERLVKAFTEDALPYFSGGSSLHLQPFVDSVCPLHEIAEAHRIMEENKNIGKIVIKMPASS; from the exons atgTTGGCAGCCTATTTTGATTGCCCAGGAGGCCCAGAAAATCTCTATGTGAAACAAGTGATGAAACCACATCCAGGAGAAGGAGAAGTTCTTGTGAAGGTCTCTGCCAGTGCTTTGAATAGGGCTGATTTACTCCAG aggaGAGGGACGTATCCGCCCCCCAAAGGAGCAAGTGATATTTTAGGCTTAGAAGCAGCTGGGAGTGTGGCTGGGCTTGGACCTGGCTGCAAGGGCCGGTGGAAGGTTGGCGATGCAGTGATGGCTCTGCTCTCTGGAGGTGGCCAGGCAGAATACGTTACAGTACCCGAAGGCTACCTGATGCCGATTCCCAATGATATGTCTTTTATTCAGGCTGCAGCCATTCCCGAAGCCTGGTTAACCGCctttcagctgctgcattttgtaG GTAAAGTACAGAAGGACGAGAGAGTGTTGATCCATGCCGGAGCTAGTGGAGTTGGTATGGCAGCCATCCAGCTGGTAAGACTGGCAAAAGCTATTCCCATCGTGACAGCAGGAACTCAAGAGAAACTGAAGGCAACAGCAAAGGCCGGAGCAGCTGCAGGGTTCAACTACAagaatgaagattttagtgAAAAGGTCTTAGCGTTCACTCAAG GTTCTGGAGTAGATATTATTTTAGATTGTGTTGGTGGCTCATACTGGGAGAAGAATCTCAACTGTCTGAGTACTGATGGCCGTTGGATTATTTATGGACTACTGAGTGGGGGTGAAGTACATGGAGATTTGCTTGCAAGGCTGCTTTCCAAAAGAGCAAGCATCCATACAAGTCTATTACGATCACGAGACAAGGAG tataaAGAACGGCTGGTGAAAGCCTTCACAGAAGATGCGCTGCCATATTTTTCTGGAGGGAGCTCCCTTCACCTCCAACCATTTGTCGACAGCGTTTGCCCTCTGCATGAGATTGCAGAGGCACACAGGatcatggaagaaaacaagaatattGGTAAAATTGTCATCAAAATGCCTGCTTCGTCTTAA
- the TP53I3 gene encoding quinone oxidoreductase PIG3 isoform X2, whose translation MVRCTSISDSAQVCPTKVKPNLALFHPLTCWGIADCKGRAGRGGTGRGGTGIRLCSGGDAGFGVGERPSFFQEKDKMLAAYFDCPGGPENLYVKQVMKPHPGEGEVLVKVSASALNRADLLQAAAIPEAWLTAFQLLHFVGKVQKDERVLIHAGASGVGMAAIQLVRLAKAIPIVTAGTQEKLKATAKAGAAAGFNYKNEDFSEKVLAFTQGSGVDIILDCVGGSYWEKNLNCLSTDGRWIIYGLLSGGEVHGDLLARLLSKRASIHTSLLRSRDKEYKERLVKAFTEDALPYFSGGSSLHLQPFVDSVCPLHEIAEAHRIMEENKNIGKIVIKMPASS comes from the exons ATGGTGAGATGTACTAGTATTTCTGACTCTGCTCAAGTCTGTCCCACCAAAGTAAAACCCAACCTCGCTCTGTTCCACCCCCTGACTTGCTGGGGAATAGCTGACTgcaagggcagagctgggagaggaggaactgggagaggaggaacagGGATCAGACTCTGTTCCGGGGGAGACGCTGGGTTTGGTGTAGGAGAACGTCCTTccttctttcaggaaaaag ataaaatgTTGGCAGCCTATTTTGATTGCCCAGGAGGCCCAGAAAATCTCTATGTGAAACAAGTGATGAAACCACATCCAGGAGAAGGAGAAGTTCTTGTGAAGGTCTCTGCCAGTGCTTTGAATAGGGCTGATTTACTCCAG GCTGCAGCCATTCCCGAAGCCTGGTTAACCGCctttcagctgctgcattttgtaG GTAAAGTACAGAAGGACGAGAGAGTGTTGATCCATGCCGGAGCTAGTGGAGTTGGTATGGCAGCCATCCAGCTGGTAAGACTGGCAAAAGCTATTCCCATCGTGACAGCAGGAACTCAAGAGAAACTGAAGGCAACAGCAAAGGCCGGAGCAGCTGCAGGGTTCAACTACAagaatgaagattttagtgAAAAGGTCTTAGCGTTCACTCAAG GTTCTGGAGTAGATATTATTTTAGATTGTGTTGGTGGCTCATACTGGGAGAAGAATCTCAACTGTCTGAGTACTGATGGCCGTTGGATTATTTATGGACTACTGAGTGGGGGTGAAGTACATGGAGATTTGCTTGCAAGGCTGCTTTCCAAAAGAGCAAGCATCCATACAAGTCTATTACGATCACGAGACAAGGAG tataaAGAACGGCTGGTGAAAGCCTTCACAGAAGATGCGCTGCCATATTTTTCTGGAGGGAGCTCCCTTCACCTCCAACCATTTGTCGACAGCGTTTGCCCTCTGCATGAGATTGCAGAGGCACACAGGatcatggaagaaaacaagaatattGGTAAAATTGTCATCAAAATGCCTGCTTCGTCTTAA
- the TP53I3 gene encoding quinone oxidoreductase PIG3 isoform X1: protein MVRCTSISDSAQVCPTKVKPNLALFHPLTCWGIADCKGRAGRGGTGRGGTGIRLCSGGDAGFGVGERPSFFQEKDKMLAAYFDCPGGPENLYVKQVMKPHPGEGEVLVKVSASALNRADLLQRRGTYPPPKGASDILGLEAAGSVAGLGPGCKGRWKVGDAVMALLSGGGQAEYVTVPEGYLMPIPNDMSFIQAAAIPEAWLTAFQLLHFVGKVQKDERVLIHAGASGVGMAAIQLVRLAKAIPIVTAGTQEKLKATAKAGAAAGFNYKNEDFSEKVLAFTQGSGVDIILDCVGGSYWEKNLNCLSTDGRWIIYGLLSGGEVHGDLLARLLSKRASIHTSLLRSRDKEYKERLVKAFTEDALPYFSGGSSLHLQPFVDSVCPLHEIAEAHRIMEENKNIGKIVIKMPASS, encoded by the exons ATGGTGAGATGTACTAGTATTTCTGACTCTGCTCAAGTCTGTCCCACCAAAGTAAAACCCAACCTCGCTCTGTTCCACCCCCTGACTTGCTGGGGAATAGCTGACTgcaagggcagagctgggagaggaggaactgggagaggaggaacagGGATCAGACTCTGTTCCGGGGGAGACGCTGGGTTTGGTGTAGGAGAACGTCCTTccttctttcaggaaaaag ataaaatgTTGGCAGCCTATTTTGATTGCCCAGGAGGCCCAGAAAATCTCTATGTGAAACAAGTGATGAAACCACATCCAGGAGAAGGAGAAGTTCTTGTGAAGGTCTCTGCCAGTGCTTTGAATAGGGCTGATTTACTCCAG aggaGAGGGACGTATCCGCCCCCCAAAGGAGCAAGTGATATTTTAGGCTTAGAAGCAGCTGGGAGTGTGGCTGGGCTTGGACCTGGCTGCAAGGGCCGGTGGAAGGTTGGCGATGCAGTGATGGCTCTGCTCTCTGGAGGTGGCCAGGCAGAATACGTTACAGTACCCGAAGGCTACCTGATGCCGATTCCCAATGATATGTCTTTTATTCAGGCTGCAGCCATTCCCGAAGCCTGGTTAACCGCctttcagctgctgcattttgtaG GTAAAGTACAGAAGGACGAGAGAGTGTTGATCCATGCCGGAGCTAGTGGAGTTGGTATGGCAGCCATCCAGCTGGTAAGACTGGCAAAAGCTATTCCCATCGTGACAGCAGGAACTCAAGAGAAACTGAAGGCAACAGCAAAGGCCGGAGCAGCTGCAGGGTTCAACTACAagaatgaagattttagtgAAAAGGTCTTAGCGTTCACTCAAG GTTCTGGAGTAGATATTATTTTAGATTGTGTTGGTGGCTCATACTGGGAGAAGAATCTCAACTGTCTGAGTACTGATGGCCGTTGGATTATTTATGGACTACTGAGTGGGGGTGAAGTACATGGAGATTTGCTTGCAAGGCTGCTTTCCAAAAGAGCAAGCATCCATACAAGTCTATTACGATCACGAGACAAGGAG tataaAGAACGGCTGGTGAAAGCCTTCACAGAAGATGCGCTGCCATATTTTTCTGGAGGGAGCTCCCTTCACCTCCAACCATTTGTCGACAGCGTTTGCCCTCTGCATGAGATTGCAGAGGCACACAGGatcatggaagaaaacaagaatattGGTAAAATTGTCATCAAAATGCCTGCTTCGTCTTAA